One part of the Gemmatimonadetes bacterium SCN 70-22 genome encodes these proteins:
- a CDS encoding 4-aminobutyrate aminotransferase (catalyzes the formation of succinate semialdehyde and glutamate from 4-aminobutanoate and 2-oxoglutarate): MTERDYPRIVVPPPGPRARAVVDRDAEWTSHCYIKEYPLAIARGQGVMVEDIDGNRYLDFMAGIAVASTGYGHPKVVQAIQDAAANFLHICGSDFYYEGMAALCERLSRVAPGPTKKRVFLTNSGTEATEGAIKLARYATRRTAMIAFKGAFHGRSTGAVSLTSSKARQHAGFGPLLPDVHHVDYAYRYRCRHCADKPACTNACVTSIERDLFARHLDPHDVAAIFVEPVQGEGGYVVPPPGFLRELRALCDRYGILLVFDEIQSGIGRTGKMFACEHDGVEPDILLTAKGLGSGMPIGAMIVRETVDKWQNGAHGSTFGGNPVCCAAALATLDVVEGGAMANAAVQGERLLAGARALMEKHRCIGDVRGLGLMVGIEFVKDRATREPDGDLVHRIVELAFSRGLLLLGAGKSALRLAPPLVIDAVDIDRGVAMIDACIEEALKG; the protein is encoded by the coding sequence ATGACCGAGCGTGACTACCCCAGGATCGTCGTCCCCCCACCGGGCCCCAGGGCACGGGCCGTCGTCGATCGCGACGCGGAGTGGACCTCGCACTGCTACATCAAGGAGTACCCCTTGGCGATAGCCCGTGGCCAGGGGGTGATGGTGGAGGACATCGACGGGAACCGTTACCTCGACTTCATGGCCGGGATCGCCGTGGCCTCGACGGGATACGGGCATCCGAAGGTGGTGCAGGCGATCCAGGATGCGGCCGCGAACTTCCTGCACATCTGCGGGAGCGATTTCTACTACGAGGGGATGGCCGCACTGTGCGAGCGGCTGTCGCGCGTGGCCCCCGGCCCCACGAAGAAGCGCGTCTTCCTGACCAACTCCGGGACCGAGGCCACCGAGGGGGCGATCAAGCTCGCGCGGTACGCCACGCGCCGCACGGCGATGATCGCCTTCAAGGGGGCGTTCCATGGACGCAGTACCGGCGCCGTGTCGCTGACGTCGAGCAAGGCTCGCCAGCACGCCGGCTTCGGCCCGCTCCTCCCCGACGTGCACCACGTGGACTATGCCTATCGCTATCGCTGCCGTCACTGCGCCGACAAGCCGGCGTGCACCAACGCGTGCGTGACGTCGATCGAGCGCGACCTGTTCGCGCGGCACCTGGATCCGCACGACGTGGCGGCGATCTTCGTCGAGCCGGTGCAGGGCGAGGGGGGATACGTCGTCCCCCCTCCGGGCTTCCTGCGCGAGCTGCGCGCGCTGTGCGACAGGTACGGGATCCTCCTCGTCTTCGACGAGATCCAGAGCGGGATCGGGCGCACGGGGAAGATGTTCGCCTGCGAGCACGACGGGGTGGAGCCCGACATCCTGCTCACGGCCAAGGGGCTGGGGTCGGGGATGCCGATCGGGGCGATGATCGTGCGCGAGACGGTGGACAAGTGGCAGAACGGGGCGCACGGGTCGACGTTCGGCGGCAACCCCGTCTGCTGCGCCGCGGCGCTGGCCACGCTCGACGTGGTGGAGGGCGGGGCGATGGCTAACGCCGCCGTGCAGGGGGAGCGCCTGTTGGCCGGGGCGCGGGCGCTGATGGAGAAGCACCGCTGCATCGGCGACGTGCGCGGGCTGGGGCTGATGGTGGGGATCGAGTTCGTGAAGGACCGCGCGACGCGCGAGCCCGACGGCGACCTGGTGCACCGGATCGTGGAGCTGGCCTTCTCGCGCGGGCTCTTGCTGCTGGGGGCGGGGAAGAGCGCGCTGCGGCTGGCGCCTCCGCTGGTGATCGACGCGGTCGACATCGACCGCGGGGTGGCGATGATCGATGCGTGCATCGAGGAGGCCCTGAAGGGGTAG
- a CDS encoding amino acid decarboxylase has translation MTPEEFRAAGHRLVDWIADYRARVHDGALPVMARTAPGEVRRALPAAPPDEGESFDDLMRDVDRVVVPGLTLWQHPNFHGYFPSNASLASVLGDFLGTGLGVLGLSWQSSPALTEVEEVTTDWLRQMVGLSDQWKGVIQDTASTTTMLALVCARERASGFSLGHGGVQQVGAPLVVYTSAQAHSSVQKGALLAGFGRDNVRHVACDDAFAMRADALETAIAEDVAAGRTPCAVVATVGTTASTALDPVGAIAEVARRHGLFVHVDAAMAGSAMILPECRWMWEGIEGADSVVVNVHKWLGVAFDCSVHLVRDPELLVRVMSTNPSYLRSSVDEQVRNYRDWGLPLGRRFRALKLWFLLREQGVKGLQARLRRDLDNAQWLAAQVRATPEWSVAAPVPLQLVCVRHAPPGVSGDALDAHTQRWCDAVNRSGKAYLTPAILDGRWMVRVSIGSEATERRHVEQLWHIMQEAALGSAATIEGRTT, from the coding sequence ATGACTCCCGAAGAATTCCGCGCCGCTGGCCACCGACTCGTCGACTGGATCGCCGACTACCGTGCGCGCGTGCACGACGGCGCGCTCCCCGTCATGGCGCGCACGGCACCGGGCGAGGTGCGGCGGGCACTCCCGGCCGCGCCGCCTGACGAGGGCGAGTCGTTCGATGACCTCATGCGCGACGTCGACCGGGTCGTCGTCCCGGGGCTCACGCTCTGGCAGCATCCCAACTTCCACGGCTACTTCCCGTCCAACGCCTCGCTCGCCTCGGTGCTGGGCGACTTCCTCGGCACCGGGCTCGGCGTGCTGGGGCTCTCGTGGCAGTCGTCGCCCGCGCTCACCGAGGTGGAAGAGGTCACCACCGACTGGCTGCGGCAGATGGTGGGGCTCTCCGACCAGTGGAAGGGCGTCATCCAGGACACGGCGTCGACGACGACGATGCTGGCGCTCGTCTGCGCCCGCGAGCGCGCGAGCGGCTTCTCGTTAGGACACGGCGGGGTGCAGCAGGTGGGGGCGCCGCTGGTGGTGTACACGTCGGCGCAGGCGCACAGCTCGGTGCAGAAGGGGGCGCTGCTGGCGGGGTTCGGGCGCGACAACGTGCGCCACGTGGCGTGCGATGACGCCTTCGCCATGCGCGCCGATGCGCTCGAGACGGCGATCGCCGAGGACGTCGCCGCCGGGCGGACGCCGTGCGCCGTCGTGGCGACCGTCGGGACGACCGCCTCCACCGCGCTCGATCCGGTCGGGGCGATCGCCGAGGTGGCCAGGCGCCATGGCCTGTTCGTCCACGTCGATGCGGCGATGGCAGGTTCGGCGATGATCCTCCCCGAGTGCCGCTGGATGTGGGAGGGGATCGAGGGGGCCGACTCGGTGGTGGTGAACGTGCACAAGTGGCTCGGCGTCGCCTTCGACTGCTCGGTGCACCTGGTGCGCGACCCGGAGCTGCTGGTCCGGGTGATGTCCACCAACCCCAGCTACCTGCGCTCGTCGGTGGACGAGCAGGTACGCAACTATCGAGACTGGGGGCTCCCCCTGGGGCGCCGCTTCCGTGCGCTCAAGCTCTGGTTCCTGCTGCGCGAGCAGGGGGTGAAGGGGCTGCAGGCCAGGCTGCGCCGCGACCTGGACAACGCGCAGTGGCTGGCGGCGCAGGTGCGGGCGACGCCGGAGTGGAGCGTGGCGGCCCCCGTCCCGTTGCAGCTGGTGTGCGTGCGGCACGCCCCGCCGGGGGTGAGCGGCGACGCGCTCGACGCGCACACGCAGCGCTGGTGCGACGCCGTGAACCGGTCGGGGAAGGCCTACCTGACGCCGGCCATCCTCGACGGGCGGTGGATGGTGCGGGTCTCGATCGGCTCCGAGGCGACCGAGCGGCGGCACGTGGAGCAGCTGTGGCACATCATGCAGGAGGCGGCACTCGGCAGCGCCGCCACGATCGAGGGGAGGACGACATGA
- the gabD gene encoding succinate-semialdehyde dehydrogenase (NADP(+)) (catalyzes the formation of succinate from succinate semialdehyde; NADP dependent), protein MTNGTPRIITDAFIDGRWTATGRTFDVQSPANGGHLATVADCGEAEGGAAAAASVAAFDAWRRTTAYERAAVLARWNELILRDEGWLGELMAREMGKPVTEARGEARYAAGFVHFYAGQATRVHGETIPSQFAHKRLLVNQRPVGPVYAVTPWNFPAAMVTRKAAPALAAGCTVVLKPAEQSPLTALHLAKLWEEAGGPPGTLQVLPCRDPVPVSRVLMDDPRIRKVSFTGSTEVGMLLYGQAAQTMKRISLELGGHAPFLVFGDADIARAVREVVASKFRNAGQTCVCANRVYVHASIAADFTAQLARATQALHVGDPLDPATQVGPLVDQAALEKVEAHVNDARARGATVVAGGVRGHGTFYAPTVLSGVGDGMRILEEETFGPVAPVITFTHDDDAVRAANATSAGLAAYLWTRDLSRAIRVSEALEYGIVGVNDGVPSTPQAPFGGVKFSGVGREGGRWGIEEYLDVQYVSMGLDG, encoded by the coding sequence ATGACCAACGGAACGCCGCGCATCATCACCGACGCCTTCATCGACGGTCGCTGGACCGCCACCGGCCGCACCTTCGACGTGCAGAGCCCGGCCAACGGAGGACACCTCGCGACGGTCGCCGATTGCGGCGAGGCGGAAGGGGGCGCCGCGGCCGCGGCCAGCGTGGCGGCCTTCGACGCGTGGCGACGCACGACCGCCTACGAGCGCGCCGCCGTCCTGGCCCGATGGAACGAGCTGATCCTGCGCGACGAGGGGTGGCTCGGCGAACTGATGGCGCGGGAGATGGGGAAACCGGTCACCGAGGCGCGCGGCGAGGCGAGGTACGCCGCGGGGTTCGTGCACTTCTACGCCGGCCAGGCGACGCGCGTGCACGGCGAGACGATTCCGTCGCAGTTCGCGCACAAGCGGCTGCTGGTGAACCAGCGCCCGGTGGGGCCGGTGTACGCCGTCACGCCGTGGAACTTCCCGGCGGCGATGGTCACGCGGAAGGCGGCGCCGGCGCTGGCCGCCGGGTGCACGGTGGTGCTCAAGCCCGCCGAGCAATCGCCGCTGACGGCGTTGCACCTGGCGAAGCTGTGGGAGGAGGCCGGGGGGCCGCCGGGGACGCTGCAGGTGCTCCCGTGCCGCGACCCCGTCCCGGTGTCGCGCGTGCTGATGGACGACCCGCGCATCCGCAAGGTGAGCTTCACCGGGAGCACCGAGGTGGGGATGCTCCTGTACGGCCAGGCGGCGCAGACGATGAAGCGAATCTCGCTGGAGCTGGGCGGGCACGCGCCGTTCCTGGTCTTCGGCGACGCCGATATCGCACGCGCGGTGCGCGAGGTGGTGGCCTCCAAGTTCCGCAATGCGGGGCAGACGTGCGTCTGCGCCAACCGCGTCTACGTGCACGCGTCCATCGCCGCCGACTTCACCGCGCAGCTGGCCCGGGCCACGCAGGCGCTGCATGTCGGCGACCCGCTGGACCCGGCGACGCAGGTGGGGCCGCTGGTGGACCAGGCGGCGCTGGAGAAGGTGGAGGCGCACGTCAACGATGCGCGGGCCCGCGGGGCGACGGTCGTGGCTGGCGGGGTGCGCGGGCACGGGACCTTCTATGCGCCCACCGTGCTGTCGGGCGTGGGCGACGGGATGCGCATCCTGGAGGAGGAGACCTTCGGCCCGGTGGCGCCGGTGATCACCTTCACGCACGACGATGACGCGGTGCGCGCGGCCAACGCGACGTCGGCCGGGCTGGCCGCCTACCTCTGGACGCGCGACCTGTCCCGCGCCATCCGCGTCTCCGAGGCGCTCGAGTACGGGATCGTCGGCGTCAACGACGGTGTCCCGTCCACGCCGCAGGCGCCGTTCGGCGGGGTGAAGTTCTCCGGGGTGGGGCGCGAGGGGGGGAGGTGGGGGATCGAGGAGTACCTCGACGTGCAGTACGTGTCGATGGGGCTCGATGGCTGA
- a CDS encoding lytic transglycosylase, whose protein sequence is MRDRAPSAHVPRPAFVAACAALILGMPSGAMGQAGDLSRCLASIRATQGARRITADTWTRHAASLEADPRVVAALDAQPEFRLPVWDYMAVMVDDERIDDGRNRLVLHRPLLESIFERYGVEPQVLVAFWGVESNYGRGMGSYGVLRSLATLSCKGRRQKFFRGQFLAALRIVQDGHVAPARFRGSWAGAFGQTQFMPGTFEWLAVDHDGDGRRDVIGNVGDALASTANYLRRHGWRTGAPWGIEVKLPGPAFPVRGEGRRVKRTLDTWAARGVVRADGSPLAGDGLSPATRAGLYLPAGATGPAFLTFHNFDVIYRYNASETYSLAIAHLADRLRGGGPFATPWPTDDPGLSRAERRELQRLLAARGHDIGAPSGVLTARTRAAVRREQERLGHEVTGRPGQKLLRALRNP, encoded by the coding sequence ATGCGCGACCGCGCGCCGTCGGCGCACGTGCCGCGCCCTGCCTTCGTCGCCGCGTGCGCTGCGCTGATCCTCGGGATGCCGTCAGGGGCAATGGGGCAGGCGGGTGATCTCTCGCGCTGCCTGGCGTCGATCCGCGCCACCCAGGGCGCCCGGCGCATCACCGCCGACACCTGGACGCGCCATGCAGCCTCGCTCGAGGCCGACCCGCGCGTGGTGGCGGCGCTCGATGCGCAGCCGGAGTTCCGCCTCCCGGTGTGGGACTACATGGCCGTGATGGTGGACGACGAGCGCATCGACGACGGGCGCAACCGCCTGGTGCTGCACCGCCCGCTCCTCGAGTCCATCTTCGAGCGATACGGCGTGGAGCCGCAGGTGTTGGTGGCGTTCTGGGGGGTCGAGAGCAACTACGGGCGCGGGATGGGGAGCTACGGCGTGTTGCGCTCGCTGGCCACCCTCAGCTGCAAGGGGCGCCGGCAGAAGTTCTTCCGCGGGCAGTTCCTGGCCGCGCTGCGCATCGTCCAGGACGGACACGTGGCTCCCGCCAGGTTCCGCGGCTCGTGGGCGGGGGCCTTCGGGCAGACGCAGTTCATGCCGGGGACCTTCGAGTGGCTCGCCGTGGACCACGATGGCGATGGACGCCGCGACGTGATCGGGAACGTCGGCGACGCGCTCGCCTCGACGGCCAACTACCTGCGCCGGCACGGGTGGCGCACCGGTGCGCCATGGGGAATCGAGGTGAAGCTCCCCGGCCCCGCCTTCCCGGTGCGGGGCGAGGGGAGGCGGGTCAAGCGCACGCTGGATACCTGGGCCGCGCGCGGCGTGGTGCGCGCGGACGGTTCGCCGCTCGCCGGCGACGGGCTGTCGCCCGCGACGCGGGCGGGGCTCTACCTGCCGGCGGGGGCAACGGGCCCCGCCTTCCTCACCTTCCACAACTTCGACGTGATCTACCGCTACAACGCGTCGGAGACGTACTCGCTGGCGATCGCCCACCTGGCCGACCGGCTGCGCGGCGGGGGACCGTTCGCCACCCCGTGGCCCACCGACGACCCGGGGCTCTCACGCGCCGAGCGTCGCGAGCTGCAACGACTGCTCGCCGCGCGCGGGCACGACATCGGCGCCCCCAGCGGTGTGCTCACCGCCCGCACGCGGGCGGCGGTGCGGCGGGAACAGGAGCGCCTCGGGCACGAGGTGACCGGGCGCCCGGGGCAGAAGCTGCTGAGGGCGCTCAGGAATCCCTGA
- a CDS encoding glutamine--tRNA ligase, which yields MRDMVADDVATGRFGRQVCTRFPPEPNGYLHIGHSKSLVLNFGLARDFGGRCNLRFDDTNPFTEDIKYVNAIKDDIRWLGFQWDAEFYASDYFEPLYDIALKLVRAGKAYVDSQNEEEIRLGRGTVTTPGTNSPYRDRSVEENLDLLGRMKAGEFADGAHVLRARIDMAHPNMIMRDPLLLRIRNAPHYRRGTAWCLYPLYDFAHGLSDAIEGITHSLCTLEFKDNRDIYDWLVREAGFVNPPEQTEFARLQIDYTVLSKRKLLRLVNEGYVAGWDDPRMPTVAGLRRRGVTPEAIKTFAESVGVARSDARTELARFEHAIRDDLNMRVPRVLCVVKPLKVVITNYPDDLVEELDAPYYPHDVPKEGSRTLPFSRELWIDRDDFMEAPPKKFFRLAPGREVRLRYGYLITCTDVVKDSSGNIVELRCSYDPATKGGNAPDGRKVQGTIHWVSARHAIPCEVRLYDRLFAVPDPDDVAEGADFLSALNPNSLVVVPDAFIEPSTADDDAGSRYQFERTGYFVHDAEASVQAGKPVYNRTVTLRDSWEKVQAKG from the coding sequence ATCCGCGACATGGTCGCGGACGACGTCGCCACCGGACGCTTCGGCCGCCAGGTCTGCACGCGCTTCCCCCCCGAGCCCAACGGCTACCTGCACATCGGGCACTCCAAGTCGCTGGTGCTCAACTTCGGGCTGGCACGCGACTTCGGCGGACGCTGCAACCTGCGTTTCGACGACACCAACCCCTTCACCGAAGACATCAAGTACGTCAACGCCATCAAGGACGACATCCGGTGGCTGGGGTTCCAGTGGGACGCCGAGTTCTACGCCAGCGACTACTTCGAGCCGCTGTACGATATCGCGCTCAAGCTCGTGCGGGCGGGCAAGGCCTACGTCGACTCGCAGAACGAGGAGGAGATCCGCCTCGGGCGCGGGACGGTGACGACGCCGGGGACCAACTCGCCGTATCGCGACCGCTCGGTGGAGGAGAACCTCGACCTCCTGGGGCGGATGAAGGCCGGGGAGTTCGCCGACGGCGCCCACGTGCTGCGGGCCAGGATCGACATGGCGCACCCCAACATGATCATGCGCGACCCGCTCCTGCTGCGCATCCGCAACGCGCCGCACTACCGCCGCGGGACCGCCTGGTGCCTGTACCCGCTGTACGACTTCGCCCACGGGCTCAGCGACGCCATCGAGGGGATCACCCACTCGTTATGCACGCTGGAGTTCAAGGACAACAGGGACATCTACGACTGGCTGGTGCGCGAGGCGGGCTTCGTGAACCCCCCGGAGCAGACCGAGTTCGCCCGGCTGCAGATCGACTACACCGTCCTCTCCAAGCGGAAGCTGTTGCGGCTGGTGAACGAGGGATACGTGGCCGGGTGGGATGACCCGCGCATGCCGACCGTCGCCGGGCTCCGCCGCCGCGGCGTCACCCCCGAGGCCATCAAGACCTTCGCCGAGAGCGTCGGAGTGGCGCGCTCGGACGCGCGCACCGAGCTGGCCAGGTTCGAGCACGCCATCCGTGACGACCTCAACATGCGCGTCCCGCGCGTGCTGTGCGTCGTCAAGCCACTCAAGGTCGTCATCACCAACTATCCCGACGACCTCGTCGAGGAGCTCGACGCGCCGTACTACCCGCACGACGTCCCCAAGGAAGGGTCGCGGACGCTCCCCTTCTCCCGGGAGCTGTGGATCGACCGCGACGACTTCATGGAGGCGCCGCCGAAGAAGTTCTTCCGCCTGGCTCCCGGGCGCGAGGTGCGGCTGCGCTATGGCTACCTCATCACCTGCACCGACGTCGTCAAGGATTCGTCAGGCAACATCGTCGAGCTGCGTTGCAGCTACGACCCGGCCACCAAGGGCGGCAACGCCCCCGACGGCCGCAAGGTGCAGGGGACGATCCACTGGGTCTCGGCGCGCCACGCGATCCCGTGCGAGGTGCGATTGTACGATCGCCTCTTCGCCGTCCCCGACCCCGACGACGTCGCCGAGGGAGCGGACTTTCTCTCGGCGCTCAACCCGAACTCGCTGGTGGTCGTCCCCGACGCCTTCATCGAACCGAGCACCGCGGACGACGACGCGGGGTCGCGCTACCAGTTCGAGCGGACGGGCTACTTCGTGCACGACGCCGAGGCGTCGGTGCAGGCGGGGAAGCCGGTGTACAACCGGACGGTGACGCTGCGCGACAGCTGGGAGAAGGTGCAGGCCAAGGGGTAG
- a CDS encoding glycosyl hydrolase yields MRPATRPAGARVTATQPAPTAPLTFDSTVFGALRWREMGPARGGRSVAVAGSVQRPNEYWMGTTGGGVFKTVDGGQNWSAASDKYFGGTIGAIAVDPQDADIVWVGGGETDIRGNTAGGDGLWKTTDGGKSWTMLGFREEHIAAIRIHPAHKDVAWLAVFGNPFKAGSTRGVYKTTDGGKSFTKVLFVNDSTGAIDIQLDPSNPDVIYAATWQAYRTSWSLSSGGMGSGIWKSTDGGTTWVSLTKTARGLPTGVIGKIGLAVSPAKPSRVWAVIEHDSGGVYRSDDAGGSWSYINRDRKLRQRAWYYSNLAADPKDTNVVYALNVSFYRSHDGGKTFREFINVPHGDNHDLWIAPNDPKRMIEGNDGGATVSTDGGKSWTDQEFPTAQMYHVDTSNDYPYMICGAQQDNSTLCGPSRGEGRVNISDWKDAGGGESGYVTPHPTKPGIVFAGSYGGLLTRKDLKTGFTRDVTVYPINPMGYSSKDIKVRFQWTFPIVFSRHNPNVLYAAGSRLFRSTDEGESWIAVSPELARRDPSTMEASGGPITKDQTGVETYALIFAFDESPVRPGVLWVGTDDGLVWISRNNGVSWENVTPRDIGDFTRISIIEPGHFDAGTAYVAANRYQLGDKSPLIYKTTDYGKTWEKIVNGIAPDHFLRVVREDPVRRGLLFAGTERGVYVSFDDGRNWASLRRNLPLVPVHDIRIKDNDVIAATHGRSFWVMDNISALRQLTADVPAKAAHFFRPNDTYRSDFGGGFFAQLMEMMGGGGGVGANPPGGALMQYYLKEPNQKVTFEFLDAAGKAIAAFTSDQDPETAADSLRVEAMKAAAIDSMVNKAGFTRDSATKVATARFSDPRAMMQMVDLEELFSRPPRPARVPNKAGMNSFAWNMRYPDAVRFDGLIMWAAGTTGPVAPPGTYRVRMTVGGEAQSHTFRLLKDPRSDATDADLQAQFRMLIAIRDKTTEANNAVRLVRNMRWQVGDRAPKLTGAAAQEFKQLSDEMMGDMSAGEQEVYQVKNQSSQDPLNYPIKLNNQIAALAGVVGQGEYRPTKQALEAFTTLSKALDEQVAAISKGMNSRLPRLNAILKAAGLPELKPSTEEIKRDRPNVVS; encoded by the coding sequence GTGCGCCCCGCCACTCGCCCCGCAGGGGCGCGTGTCACCGCGACGCAGCCAGCCCCCACCGCGCCCCTCACCTTCGACTCCACGGTCTTCGGCGCGCTCCGCTGGCGCGAGATGGGGCCGGCGCGCGGCGGACGGTCGGTGGCGGTGGCCGGGTCGGTGCAGCGCCCTAACGAGTACTGGATGGGGACCACCGGGGGCGGCGTCTTCAAGACGGTCGACGGGGGGCAGAACTGGAGCGCCGCCAGCGACAAGTACTTCGGCGGGACGATCGGCGCCATCGCCGTCGACCCGCAGGACGCCGACATCGTCTGGGTCGGGGGGGGCGAGACCGACATCCGCGGCAACACCGCCGGCGGCGACGGGCTCTGGAAAACGACCGATGGCGGAAAGAGCTGGACGATGCTCGGCTTCCGCGAGGAGCACATCGCCGCGATCCGCATCCACCCCGCGCACAAGGACGTGGCGTGGCTGGCGGTCTTCGGGAATCCGTTCAAGGCCGGGAGCACGCGCGGCGTCTACAAGACGACCGACGGCGGCAAGAGCTTCACCAAGGTGCTGTTCGTCAACGATTCCACGGGGGCGATCGACATCCAGCTCGATCCGTCGAACCCCGACGTCATCTATGCGGCGACGTGGCAGGCGTACCGCACGTCATGGTCGCTTTCGTCAGGCGGGATGGGGAGCGGGATCTGGAAGTCGACCGACGGCGGCACCACCTGGGTGTCGCTGACGAAGACGGCCCGGGGGCTCCCCACGGGGGTGATCGGGAAGATCGGGCTGGCGGTGTCGCCGGCCAAGCCGAGCCGCGTGTGGGCCGTCATCGAGCACGATTCGGGCGGGGTGTACCGCTCCGACGACGCGGGGGGCTCATGGAGCTACATCAACCGTGACCGCAAGCTGCGGCAGCGCGCCTGGTACTACTCCAACCTGGCCGCCGACCCCAAGGACACCAACGTCGTCTACGCGCTCAACGTGAGCTTCTATCGCTCGCACGACGGCGGGAAGACGTTCCGCGAGTTCATCAACGTGCCGCACGGCGACAACCACGACCTGTGGATCGCCCCCAACGATCCGAAGCGAATGATCGAGGGGAACGACGGCGGCGCCACCGTCAGCACCGACGGCGGGAAGAGCTGGACCGACCAGGAGTTCCCGACGGCGCAGATGTACCACGTCGACACGAGCAACGACTATCCGTACATGATCTGCGGCGCGCAGCAGGACAACTCCACGCTGTGCGGGCCGAGCCGGGGCGAGGGGCGGGTGAACATCTCCGACTGGAAGGACGCCGGCGGCGGCGAGTCGGGGTACGTCACGCCGCACCCCACCAAGCCGGGGATCGTCTTCGCCGGGAGCTACGGCGGGCTCCTCACGCGCAAGGACCTCAAGACCGGCTTCACGCGCGACGTGACGGTGTACCCGATCAACCCGATGGGGTACTCGTCGAAGGACATCAAGGTCCGCTTCCAGTGGACCTTCCCGATCGTCTTCTCGCGCCACAATCCCAACGTGCTGTACGCCGCCGGCTCGCGCCTCTTCCGCTCCACCGATGAAGGGGAGAGCTGGATCGCGGTGTCGCCGGAGCTGGCGCGGCGCGATCCGTCGACGATGGAGGCGTCGGGGGGGCCGATCACCAAGGACCAGACGGGGGTGGAGACCTATGCCCTCATCTTCGCCTTCGACGAGTCCCCGGTGCGGCCGGGGGTGCTGTGGGTGGGGACCGACGACGGCCTGGTCTGGATCTCGCGCAACAACGGCGTGAGCTGGGAGAACGTGACGCCCAGGGACATCGGCGACTTCACCCGCATCAGCATCATCGAGCCCGGGCATTTCGACGCGGGGACGGCGTACGTGGCCGCCAACCGCTACCAGCTGGGCGACAAGTCACCGCTCATCTACAAGACCACCGACTACGGCAAGACGTGGGAGAAGATCGTGAACGGGATCGCCCCCGATCACTTCCTGCGCGTGGTGCGCGAGGACCCGGTGCGGCGCGGGCTCCTGTTCGCGGGGACGGAGCGCGGCGTGTACGTCTCGTTCGACGACGGGCGCAACTGGGCCTCGCTGCGGCGCAACCTCCCGCTGGTCCCGGTGCACGACATCCGCATCAAGGACAACGACGTGATCGCCGCGACGCACGGGCGGTCGTTCTGGGTGATGGACAACATCTCGGCGCTGCGGCAGCTGACGGCGGACGTGCCGGCGAAGGCGGCGCACTTCTTCAGGCCTAACGACACCTATCGCAGCGACTTCGGCGGCGGCTTCTTCGCCCAGCTCATGGAGATGATGGGTGGCGGCGGCGGGGTCGGCGCCAACCCGCCGGGCGGGGCGCTGATGCAGTACTACCTCAAGGAGCCCAACCAGAAGGTGACGTTCGAGTTCCTCGATGCGGCCGGGAAGGCGATCGCCGCCTTCACCAGCGACCAGGACCCGGAGACGGCGGCCGACTCGCTGCGCGTGGAGGCGATGAAGGCGGCGGCCATCGACTCGATGGTGAACAAGGCCGGCTTCACGCGCGACTCGGCCACCAAGGTCGCCACCGCCCGCTTCAGCGATCCGCGGGCGATGATGCAGATGGTCGACCTGGAGGAGCTCTTCTCCCGCCCGCCGCGCCCGGCCCGGGTGCCGAACAAGGCGGGGATGAACAGCTTCGCCTGGAACATGCGCTATCCCGACGCCGTGCGCTTCGACGGGTTGATCATGTGGGCCGCGGGGACGACGGGGCCGGTGGCGCCGCCGGGGACGTACCGCGTGCGGATGACCGTGGGGGGCGAGGCGCAGTCGCACACCTTCCGCCTGCTGAAGGATCCGCGCTCCGACGCCACGGATGCCGATCTCCAGGCGCAATTCAGGATGCTGATCGCCATCCGCGACAAGACCACCGAGGCCAACAACGCGGTGCGCCTGGTGCGCAACATGCGGTGGCAGGTGGGCGATCGCGCCCCGAAGCTGACCGGGGCGGCGGCGCAGGAGTTCAAGCAGCTGTCGGACGAGATGATGGGTGACATGTCGGCCGGCGAGCAGGAGGTGTACCAGGTCAAGAACCAGAGCTCGCAGGACCCGCTCAACTACCCCATCAAGCTGAACAACCAGATCGCGGCGCTGGCCGGCGTGGTGGGGCAGGGGGAGTATCGTCCGACCAAGCAGGCGCTGGAGGCCTTCACCACGCTGAGCAAGGCGCTCGACGAGCAGGTGGCGGCGATCAGCAAGGGGATGAACAGCCGGTTGCCGCGGCTGAACGCGATCCTGAAGGCGGCGGGGCTCCCGGAGCTCAAACCGTCGACGGAGGAGATCAAGCGCGACAGGCCGAATGTCGTCTCGTAG